A region from the Mycolicibacterium litorale genome encodes:
- a CDS encoding VOC family protein: MDITIHNSFLPHTDPEESLAFYRDTLGFEVRLDVGGGTMRWITVGPPNQPGTSIVLHPPAADPGVTDEERRVIAEMMAKGTYAMIVLATKDLDATFERLQARDADIVQEPTVQPYGVRDCAVRDPAGTMIRIQERP, translated from the coding sequence ATGGACATCACGATTCACAACAGCTTTCTGCCGCACACCGACCCCGAGGAGTCGCTGGCGTTCTACCGCGACACCCTCGGCTTCGAGGTCCGCCTCGACGTGGGTGGCGGGACGATGCGCTGGATCACCGTCGGTCCACCGAATCAACCGGGCACGTCGATCGTCCTGCACCCGCCGGCCGCCGATCCCGGAGTGACCGACGAGGAGCGGCGCGTCATCGCCGAGATGATGGCCAAAGGCACCTACGCGATGATCGTGCTGGCCACCAAGGACCTCGACGCCACCTTCGAGCGCCTGCAGGCACGCGACGCCGACATCGTCCAGGAGCCGACCGTTCAGCCGTACGGTGTTCGTGACTGCGCTGTCCGCGATCCGGCGGGCACCATGATCCGCATCCAGGAGCGGCCCTGA
- a CDS encoding helix-turn-helix transcriptional regulator produces the protein MVLHFMSRGEIAEYLGVSLATVKGYVDFPEPDVTVGRNQGWARETVDKWLQGRRRAR, from the coding sequence GTGGTGCTGCATTTCATGTCGCGGGGTGAGATCGCGGAGTACCTCGGCGTCAGCCTGGCGACGGTGAAGGGCTACGTGGACTTTCCCGAACCCGACGTCACCGTCGGCCGCAATCAGGGGTGGGCGAGAGAAACCGTCGACAAGTGGCTCCAGGGGCGCCGCCGCGCCAGATGA
- the crcB gene encoding fluoride efflux transporter CrcB gives MIVWAGVMVLGGAGAVCRFLVDRAVTSALGRPFPYGTLAVNISGALVLGVLAGAALDPHVALLAGVGFVGSYTTFSTWMLETHRLAEERRGWAAVANVAGSVVLGLAAAAAGLWLGSLL, from the coding sequence ATGATCGTGTGGGCGGGTGTGATGGTGCTCGGCGGCGCAGGCGCGGTGTGCCGCTTCCTCGTCGACCGCGCGGTCACCTCGGCGCTGGGTCGGCCGTTCCCGTACGGGACGCTGGCGGTCAACATCAGCGGCGCCCTGGTCCTCGGCGTCCTCGCCGGTGCCGCCCTCGACCCTCATGTCGCGCTGCTGGCGGGTGTCGGATTCGTCGGGTCCTACACCACATTCTCGACCTGGATGCTGGAAACCCACCGGCTGGCCGAGGAGCGCCGCGGCTGGGCGGCCGTGGCCAACGTCGCCGGCAGCGTCGTCCTCGGTCTCGCGGCCGCCGCGGCGGGGCTGTGGCTGGGGAGCCTGCTGTGA
- a CDS encoding DUF190 domain-containing protein produces the protein MTGELLRSTAYFGERQRSGDRFTADALLDLYTAAPVVASVVIRGIAGFGPRHDLRSDVTLSGSEDPPLAVTAVGPAETIRRLASETARLLPRGLVTLESVRSADAPLPATPSVTLTAYVPRGRRVSGAPAYVAVGDVFRRHRFRAAIAYLGVDGIAGGRRRRAVFFGRNLDVPAVVVGTGPTDRAVAAVDDLRSMSAVQLLTVETVTTRTPPVAPLPDPEVRRKLTVQTCATTRYDGVPVHRALVDRLREVHRTAGVTVLRGVWGFDGDAATLTDSVLRVGRRVPVTTIAVDTPERIATSLAVVDALTAGRAVVTVGPVVDAVSVDRDTM, from the coding sequence GTGACAGGCGAGCTCCTGAGGTCGACGGCGTACTTCGGGGAGCGCCAGCGCAGCGGCGACCGGTTCACCGCCGACGCCTTGCTGGACCTGTACACCGCCGCCCCGGTGGTCGCCAGCGTCGTGATCCGGGGGATCGCGGGTTTCGGGCCGCGCCACGACCTGCGCAGTGACGTGACGCTGTCGGGGTCGGAAGACCCGCCGCTGGCGGTGACCGCCGTGGGGCCCGCGGAGACGATCCGGCGACTCGCCTCGGAGACGGCCCGCCTCCTCCCGCGCGGGTTGGTCACGCTCGAATCCGTGCGGTCGGCGGACGCACCGTTGCCGGCCACACCGTCGGTCACGCTGACCGCCTACGTCCCGCGGGGACGGCGGGTCTCGGGGGCGCCCGCCTACGTCGCCGTCGGCGACGTGTTCCGCCGTCACCGCTTCCGCGCGGCGATCGCATACCTCGGTGTCGACGGTATCGCCGGCGGCCGACGACGGCGTGCCGTCTTCTTCGGCCGCAACCTCGACGTCCCGGCGGTGGTGGTCGGCACCGGGCCGACCGACCGGGCCGTCGCCGCCGTCGATGACCTGCGGAGCATGTCCGCGGTGCAGTTGCTGACCGTCGAGACCGTGACCACCCGCACGCCGCCCGTCGCGCCGCTCCCCGACCCCGAGGTCCGTCGGAAACTGACCGTGCAGACCTGCGCAACGACGCGGTACGACGGCGTGCCGGTGCACCGCGCACTGGTGGACCGCCTGCGCGAGGTCCACCGGACCGCGGGAGTGACGGTGCTGCGCGGAGTGTGGGGCTTCGACGGGGACGCGGCGACGCTGACCGACAGCGTCCTGCGCGTCGGTCGCCGCGTTCCGGTGACGACGATCGCGGTCGACACCCCCGAGCGGATCGCGACAAGTCTGGCGGTGGTCGATGCGCTGACCGCAGGCCGCGCCGTGGTCACCGTCGGACCGGTGGTGGATGCGGTCTCGGTCGACCGCGACACGATGTGA
- a CDS encoding helix-turn-helix transcriptional regulator produces the protein MGPDERRLDDLRRLRRVRDRIDREYAQPLDVEALARAVHMSAGHLSRQFKLAYGESPYSYLMTRRIERAMALLRRGDLSVTEVCFAVGCSSLGTFSTRFTELVGVPPSAYRRQFAGTTAEPPSCVTKVVTRPVRNREASAAAPHLP, from the coding sequence GTGGGCCCGGATGAGCGGCGACTCGACGACCTGAGGCGCCTCCGCAGGGTGCGCGACCGGATCGACCGGGAGTACGCGCAGCCGCTCGACGTCGAGGCGCTCGCCCGCGCGGTTCACATGTCCGCGGGCCACCTCAGCCGACAGTTCAAACTGGCCTACGGCGAATCGCCCTACAGCTACCTGATGACCCGCCGGATCGAGCGAGCGATGGCGCTGCTGCGCCGCGGGGACCTCAGCGTCACCGAGGTGTGCTTTGCCGTGGGCTGTTCGTCGCTGGGGACCTTCAGCACCCGGTTCACCGAACTCGTCGGGGTGCCTCCGAGCGCGTACCGCCGCCAGTTCGCCGGCACCACCGCGGAGCCACCGTCGTGCGTGACGAAGGTGGTGACCAGACCGGTCAGGAATCGAGAAGCCTCCGCCGCGGCTCCCCATTTACCGTGA
- a CDS encoding MFS transporter, whose product MTSSTEADCSTGKRRLPREVWVLVAANVVVALGYGVVAPVLPQYARHFGVSISAATFVITAFAVMRLVGAPPAGLLVQRLGERRVYISGLLIVALSTAACAFAETYWQLLLFRSLGGVGSAMFTVSSLGLMIRISPADARGRVAGLFSSGFMVGSVGGPILGSLTAGFGLSAPFLIYGAALLVAATVVFVSLRNSTVAGKSEDEAEEPVAFRTVFKHRAYKAALFSNFATGWASFGLRIALVPLFIVEVLGRGPGAAGLALTAFAVGNISVVIPSGYLSDRLGRRKLLIAGLTLAAVSTALVGFTTSMPVFLAAAYVAGAATGIFVSPQQAAVADVVGSKSRGGTAVATFQMMADFGSIGGSLLVGLIAQYTSFGWAFLVSGIILGVAAIGWIFAPETRPRPPSAHTPARPLGPEAGGEVP is encoded by the coding sequence GTGACGTCCTCGACGGAGGCCGACTGTTCGACGGGTAAGAGGCGGCTCCCGCGCGAAGTCTGGGTGCTGGTGGCCGCCAATGTGGTGGTGGCGCTGGGTTACGGCGTGGTGGCGCCGGTACTGCCGCAGTACGCCCGGCATTTCGGCGTCAGCATCAGCGCCGCGACGTTCGTCATCACCGCCTTCGCCGTCATGCGCCTGGTGGGTGCGCCGCCCGCGGGCCTGCTGGTGCAGCGGTTGGGGGAGCGGCGCGTCTACATCAGCGGCCTACTCATCGTCGCGCTGTCGACAGCGGCGTGCGCGTTCGCCGAAACGTATTGGCAGCTCCTGCTTTTCCGCTCCCTCGGCGGAGTGGGGTCGGCGATGTTCACGGTGTCGTCGCTGGGTCTGATGATCCGCATCTCACCGGCCGACGCGCGGGGCCGCGTGGCCGGTTTGTTCTCGTCGGGGTTCATGGTCGGCTCCGTGGGCGGACCCATCCTCGGCAGCCTCACCGCGGGATTCGGGCTGTCGGCGCCGTTCCTGATCTACGGGGCGGCGCTGCTGGTGGCCGCGACCGTCGTGTTCGTGAGCCTGCGCAACTCCACTGTCGCCGGCAAGTCCGAGGATGAGGCGGAGGAACCCGTTGCGTTCCGGACGGTGTTCAAGCACCGGGCCTACAAAGCGGCGCTGTTCTCCAACTTCGCGACCGGCTGGGCGTCGTTCGGGTTGCGCATCGCGCTGGTGCCGCTGTTCATCGTGGAGGTGCTGGGCCGCGGCCCTGGCGCGGCCGGTCTCGCGCTGACGGCATTCGCGGTGGGCAACATCTCGGTCGTCATCCCGAGCGGATACCTGTCCGACCGCCTCGGGCGGCGCAAGCTGCTGATCGCCGGGCTCACGCTGGCGGCGGTCTCGACGGCGCTGGTGGGCTTCACGACCTCGATGCCGGTGTTCCTGGCGGCGGCCTACGTCGCCGGCGCGGCGACGGGGATCTTCGTCTCCCCGCAGCAGGCCGCCGTCGCCGACGTGGTCGGCAGCAAGTCGCGGGGTGGGACCGCGGTCGCGACGTTCCAGATGATGGCCGACTTCGGCTCGATCGGCGGCTCCCTGCTGGTCGGGCTGATCGCGCAGTACACGTCGTTCGGGTGGGCGTTCCTGGTCAGCGGCATCATCCTGGGAGTGGCGGCCATCGGCTGGATCTTCGCGCCCGAGACACGGCCGCGGCCCCCGAGTGCGCACACACCCGCGCGGCCACTCGGACCGGAGGCCGGTGGCGAAGTGCCGTGA
- the pgm gene encoding phosphoglucomutase (alpha-D-glucose-1,6-bisphosphate-dependent), which yields MAANPRAGQPAQPEDLIDIASVVTAYYAIQPDPDDVAQQVTFGTSGHRGSSLDAAFNEAHILATTQAIVEYRATQGTTGPLFIGRDTHALSEPAWTSALEVLAANDVVAMIDSADRYTPTPAVSHAILTYNRGRDSDLADGIVVTPSHNPPRDGGFKYNPPNGGPADTDATGAIAKRANEILRGGLGAVKRVPLARALQSAQRHDYLNAYVEDLPGVVDLHAIRAEGVRIGADPLGGASVDYWGAIAERHGLDLTVVNPLVDATWRFMTLDGDGKIRMDCSSPNAMAGLIGKIGDYQIATGNDADSDRHGIVTPDGGLMNPNHYLAVAIDYLFTHRPDWPTTTAVGKTAVSSSIIDRVVAGLGRTLQEVPVGFKWFVDGLIGGTIGFGGEESAGASFLRTDGTVWTTDKDGIILALLASEILAVTGSTPSQRYAELAEKYGAPTYARIDAPADREQKARLAKLSADQVTATELAGEPITAKLTTAPGNNAPLGGLKVTTENAWFAARPSGTEDVYKIYAESFKGPDHLAEVQEAAREVVNKVIA from the coding sequence ATGGCGGCCAATCCCCGCGCCGGGCAGCCGGCGCAACCCGAAGACCTCATCGACATCGCGTCCGTCGTGACGGCGTACTACGCCATCCAGCCGGATCCCGACGACGTCGCCCAGCAGGTGACGTTCGGCACCTCCGGACATCGCGGGTCGAGTCTGGACGCCGCGTTCAACGAAGCGCACATCCTGGCCACCACCCAGGCGATCGTCGAATACCGTGCCACTCAGGGCACGACCGGTCCACTGTTCATCGGCCGTGACACGCACGCGTTGTCCGAGCCGGCGTGGACGTCGGCGCTCGAGGTGCTGGCCGCCAATGACGTTGTGGCGATGATCGATTCGGCCGACCGCTACACACCCACGCCTGCGGTCAGTCACGCCATCCTGACCTACAACCGCGGCCGGGACTCCGATCTCGCCGACGGGATCGTCGTCACGCCGTCGCACAACCCGCCCCGCGACGGGGGCTTCAAGTACAACCCGCCCAACGGCGGTCCCGCCGACACGGACGCCACCGGCGCGATCGCGAAACGGGCCAACGAGATCCTGCGCGGCGGACTGGGGGCGGTCAAACGGGTGCCGCTGGCGCGTGCCCTGCAGAGCGCACAGCGCCACGACTACCTCAACGCCTACGTCGAGGACCTGCCCGGCGTGGTCGACCTGCACGCGATCCGCGCCGAAGGGGTGCGGATCGGCGCCGATCCGCTCGGCGGGGCCAGCGTCGACTACTGGGGCGCGATCGCCGAACGTCACGGCCTCGACCTCACCGTGGTGAATCCGTTGGTGGACGCGACGTGGCGGTTCATGACCCTCGACGGTGACGGCAAGATCCGGATGGACTGCAGTTCGCCCAATGCGATGGCTGGGTTGATCGGCAAGATCGGGGACTATCAGATCGCCACCGGCAACGACGCCGACTCCGACCGGCACGGCATCGTCACGCCCGACGGCGGGCTGATGAACCCGAACCACTATCTGGCGGTGGCGATCGACTACCTGTTCACCCACCGCCCGGACTGGCCGACGACCACCGCGGTGGGCAAGACCGCGGTGAGTTCGTCGATCATCGACCGCGTGGTGGCCGGCCTCGGCCGCACCCTGCAGGAGGTGCCGGTCGGGTTCAAGTGGTTCGTCGACGGACTGATCGGCGGGACAATCGGTTTCGGCGGCGAGGAGAGTGCGGGAGCGTCGTTCCTGCGCACCGACGGCACGGTGTGGACGACTGACAAGGACGGCATCATCCTGGCGCTGCTGGCCTCGGAGATCCTCGCGGTGACCGGGTCGACGCCGTCGCAGCGGTACGCCGAACTCGCCGAGAAGTACGGCGCGCCCACGTATGCGCGGATCGACGCACCGGCCGACCGTGAGCAGAAGGCACGGCTGGCCAAACTGTCGGCCGACCAGGTCACCGCCACCGAACTCGCCGGCGAACCGATCACCGCGAAACTGACCACCGCCCCCGGCAACAACGCGCCGCTGGGCGGGCTGAAGGTCACCACCGAGAACGCGTGGTTCGCCGCGCGCCCGTCGGGCACCGAGGACGTCTACAAGATCTACGCCGAGTCCTTCAAGGGGCCCGACCATCTCGCCGAGGTACAGGAGGCGGCGCGCGAAGTGGTCAACAAGGTCATCGCGTGA
- a CDS encoding acyl carrier protein, with product MQTSNPESVSAALTEILRDDMNVDIRRVTRESRLIDDVGLDSVAFAVGMVAIEDRLGVALTEEDLLSCDTVGDLEAAILSKVPSSPSNP from the coding sequence GTGCAAACGAGTAACCCTGAGTCCGTCAGCGCCGCCCTGACCGAGATCCTGCGCGATGACATGAACGTCGACATTCGTCGGGTGACCCGTGAGTCCAGACTGATCGACGACGTGGGACTCGACTCGGTCGCGTTCGCCGTCGGCATGGTCGCCATCGAGGACCGCCTCGGTGTCGCGCTGACCGAGGAAGACCTGCTGAGTTGCGATACGGTCGGCGATCTCGAAGCCGCCATCCTGTCCAAGGTGCCCAGCTCGCCGAGCAACCCGTGA
- a CDS encoding TIGR03618 family F420-dependent PPOX class oxidoreductase yields the protein MTSTPLTDDAKTMLSKPNPAVISTVRRDGQPVSAATWYLLRDDGRVLVNMDVARKRLQHMRAEPRVSLTVIDDTDWYTHLTLIGHVTDMYDDEGLSDIDALSQHYQGKPYPDRKRPRVSALIEVDRVHGWGAQKNNDQPDGRG from the coding sequence ATGACATCGACACCGCTGACCGACGACGCCAAGACGATGCTGTCGAAACCCAACCCCGCGGTCATCAGCACCGTCCGGCGCGACGGACAACCGGTATCCGCGGCGACGTGGTACCTGCTGCGCGATGACGGCCGCGTCCTGGTCAACATGGACGTCGCCCGCAAGCGTTTGCAACACATGCGGGCAGAGCCGAGGGTGTCGCTCACAGTCATCGACGACACCGACTGGTACACCCACCTCACCCTGATCGGACATGTCACCGACATGTACGACGACGAGGGACTGAGCGACATCGACGCGCTGTCACAGCACTATCAGGGAAAGCCGTACCCCGACCGGAAGCGACCCCGCGTCAGCGCGCTGATCGAGGTCGACCGGGTGCACGGATGGGGCGCGCAGAAGAACAACGATCAACCGGACGGGCGGGGCTGA
- the crcB gene encoding fluoride efflux transporter CrcB, with protein MPRFDGRELAAVFVGGAVGTLARAVFEEFAAPEPGRWPWPTFTVNIVGAFLLGYFTTRLLERLPVSSYRRPLLGTGLCGGLTTFSTMQVETVRMLERGHVGLAVGYTAASLAAGLAAVVVATALVRRARIRR; from the coding sequence ATGCCCCGTTTCGACGGTCGTGAACTGGCCGCGGTGTTCGTCGGTGGCGCGGTGGGCACGCTGGCGCGGGCGGTCTTCGAGGAGTTCGCCGCCCCCGAGCCCGGGCGCTGGCCGTGGCCGACGTTCACCGTCAACATCGTCGGCGCGTTCCTGCTCGGCTACTTCACCACCCGACTGCTCGAGCGGCTGCCGGTGTCCAGCTACCGCCGCCCGTTGCTGGGAACGGGTTTGTGCGGTGGTTTGACGACGTTCTCGACGATGCAGGTGGAGACCGTGCGGATGCTCGAACGCGGGCATGTCGGGTTGGCGGTGGGCTACACCGCCGCGAGCCTGGCGGCCGGGCTGGCGGCGGTCGTCGTCGCCACCGCCCTGGTGCGGCGGGCGCGGATCCGCCGATGA
- a CDS encoding arylsulfatase — MGADDILFPKLPGGETLPFATVPSASVAGRTLQESTYAQRVTPPRLHDDAPNIVIVLIDDAGPGLPSTFGGEVRTSTMDRMCAEGVAYNRFHTTAMCSPTRASLLTGRNHHEIGNGQIAELANDWDGYAGKIPRSSATMAEVLKQYGYATSAFGKWHNTPAEETTAAGPFDNWPTGLGFEYFYGFLAGEASQYEPHLVRNTTVVAPPRTPEEGYHLSEDLADDAISWLRRHKAFRADTPFFMYWASGCLHGPHHIMKEWADKYAGKFDDGWDAYRQRVFERAKDKGWIPPDCELTERDATLASWDSIPDDEKPFQRRLMEVAAGYAEHVDVQVGRIVDELDQLGYGDNTLFFYIWGDNGSSGEGQNGTIAELLAQNGIPTTVRQHIDALDELGGLDVLGSPLVDNQYHAGWAWAGSTPYKGMKLLASHLGGTRNPMAVKWPGKISPDATPRDVFLHCNDIVPTVYEILGIQPPRFVNGEPQIPLAGASFARTFFDRSADGGKKTQYFEIMGSRAIYHDGWLASARGPRLPWVPGPPAGIDTWTPDDDRWELYFLDEDWSQSRDLAVERPEKLSQMREMFAIEAARNSVLPLGGGLWVPVYHPELRIAPPYQEWEFSGDTVRMPEFCAPALGNKNNIVTIDAELPDTASGVLYALGGAAGGLTCYLDGGHLCYEYNLFILMRTKIRSAAELPAGRVTITVETRYVEQRPAGPLDVEIRVDGETVASGRVPISAPLLFTANDCLDIGTCLGSPVSLDYRERAPFTFEGRIHRVHVAYV, encoded by the coding sequence ATGGGTGCAGACGACATCCTGTTTCCGAAACTGCCCGGCGGTGAGACGTTGCCGTTTGCGACGGTCCCCTCCGCCAGCGTCGCGGGTCGAACGCTGCAGGAATCCACCTACGCGCAGCGGGTCACCCCGCCACGCCTGCACGACGACGCACCCAACATCGTGATCGTGTTGATAGACGACGCCGGACCGGGTCTGCCGTCCACGTTCGGCGGCGAGGTCCGCACGTCCACCATGGACCGCATGTGCGCCGAAGGCGTGGCGTACAACCGGTTCCACACCACCGCTATGTGCTCGCCGACGCGCGCATCGCTGCTGACCGGACGCAACCACCACGAGATCGGCAACGGCCAGATCGCCGAATTGGCCAACGACTGGGACGGATATGCAGGCAAGATCCCCCGCAGCAGCGCGACGATGGCCGAAGTCCTCAAGCAGTACGGATACGCGACCTCGGCCTTCGGCAAGTGGCACAACACGCCCGCCGAGGAGACGACGGCCGCGGGCCCGTTCGACAACTGGCCCACCGGCCTCGGGTTCGAGTACTTCTACGGCTTCCTGGCCGGCGAGGCCTCCCAGTACGAGCCGCACCTGGTGCGCAACACCACGGTGGTGGCGCCACCGAGGACTCCCGAAGAGGGGTATCACCTGTCAGAGGATCTCGCCGACGACGCGATCAGTTGGCTGCGCCGTCACAAGGCCTTCAGGGCCGACACGCCGTTCTTCATGTACTGGGCCAGCGGCTGTCTGCACGGACCGCACCACATCATGAAGGAGTGGGCGGACAAGTACGCGGGCAAGTTCGACGACGGCTGGGACGCCTACCGGCAACGGGTATTCGAGAGAGCCAAGGACAAGGGGTGGATCCCGCCGGACTGCGAACTCACCGAGCGTGACGCGACGTTGGCTTCCTGGGACAGCATCCCCGACGACGAGAAGCCCTTTCAGCGCCGCCTGATGGAAGTCGCCGCGGGATACGCCGAGCACGTCGACGTCCAGGTCGGCCGGATCGTCGACGAACTCGACCAGCTCGGCTACGGCGACAACACACTGTTCTTCTACATCTGGGGTGACAACGGCTCGTCCGGCGAAGGGCAGAACGGCACCATTGCGGAACTGTTGGCGCAGAACGGGATTCCCACCACAGTACGCCAACACATCGACGCGCTCGACGAACTCGGGGGCTTGGACGTGCTGGGCTCACCGCTGGTGGACAACCAGTACCATGCTGGCTGGGCGTGGGCGGGCAGCACACCGTACAAGGGCATGAAACTGTTGGCCTCCCACCTCGGCGGCACCCGTAACCCGATGGCGGTCAAGTGGCCCGGCAAGATCTCGCCCGACGCGACGCCGCGAGATGTCTTCCTGCACTGCAACGACATCGTGCCCACCGTCTACGAAATCCTCGGCATTCAGCCTCCGCGCTTCGTCAACGGTGAGCCGCAGATTCCGTTGGCCGGCGCCAGCTTTGCGCGCACCTTCTTCGACAGGTCCGCCGACGGAGGGAAGAAGACCCAGTACTTCGAGATCATGGGCAGCAGGGCCATCTACCACGATGGGTGGCTGGCCTCCGCGCGTGGGCCGCGGCTGCCCTGGGTTCCGGGCCCGCCTGCGGGCATCGACACCTGGACTCCCGATGACGACCGCTGGGAACTGTATTTCCTGGACGAGGACTGGTCGCAGTCACGCGACCTCGCCGTCGAACGTCCCGAGAAGCTGAGCCAGATGCGCGAGATGTTCGCCATCGAAGCCGCGCGCAATTCGGTCCTGCCCCTCGGTGGTGGCCTGTGGGTACCGGTCTACCATCCCGAACTGCGTATCGCCCCGCCCTACCAGGAATGGGAATTCTCCGGCGACACCGTCCGGATGCCCGAATTCTGCGCGCCCGCACTGGGCAACAAGAACAACATCGTGACGATCGACGCAGAGTTACCCGACACCGCCAGTGGTGTGCTGTACGCGCTCGGCGGGGCGGCGGGCGGACTGACCTGCTACCTCGACGGAGGTCACCTCTGCTACGAATACAACCTCTTCATCCTCATGCGTACGAAAATCCGCTCAGCAGCAGAGCTGCCGGCGGGCCGGGTAACAATCACTGTCGAAACCCGGTATGTCGAACAACGGCCGGCGGGTCCGCTCGACGTCGAGATCCGCGTCGACGGCGAAACGGTCGCCAGCGGACGGGTTCCGATCAGCGCTCCGCTGCTGTTCACCGCGAACGATTGCCTGGACATCGGCACCTGCCTTGGTTCTCCGGTGTCACTGGATTACCGGGAACGCGCTCCCTTCACGTTCGAGGGGCGCATCCACCGGGTGCATGTCGCCTACGTGTGA
- a CDS encoding PE-PPE domain-containing protein, with product MNGALKVVCVATSIAITTAAPAGADTALYVGGTGWPGTPTHSQMTWLQNDVYAGRDDALVGIGYPASPVMMNESVAMGARRLGDAVTATKGPKSVVGVSQGSLVLHEEERRLMALPAAQRPAQDELRFVYIGDPARPSGGVANWVPEGVRLPGIGISRPEPLVDTPYETVYVTREYDGIADFPDRPQNLLATANAVMGVVYLHPHYGLDLSDVPTSSITETTNSQGGKTTSYLVPTKELPLTKPLRQLGVDRRIVDEVDKRLRPVVDAGYKRNDVKRASVSGADTAETSERDGRGADPVSDGEASGATDADAVVGSTGGPG from the coding sequence ATGAACGGCGCCCTCAAGGTGGTGTGTGTCGCTACCTCTATCGCGATCACGACCGCCGCCCCCGCGGGAGCTGACACCGCCCTCTACGTCGGCGGAACGGGATGGCCCGGCACGCCGACGCACTCGCAGATGACCTGGCTGCAGAACGACGTCTACGCCGGCCGCGACGACGCCCTCGTCGGCATCGGCTACCCGGCCTCGCCGGTGATGATGAACGAATCGGTCGCCATGGGCGCCAGGCGACTCGGCGATGCGGTCACCGCCACGAAAGGGCCCAAATCCGTCGTCGGTGTATCCCAGGGCAGCCTGGTGCTGCACGAGGAGGAGCGGCGTCTCATGGCGCTGCCCGCAGCGCAGCGACCCGCTCAGGACGAGCTGCGGTTCGTCTACATCGGGGACCCGGCGCGCCCCTCCGGAGGAGTCGCCAACTGGGTGCCCGAAGGTGTGCGGCTGCCCGGCATCGGCATCAGCCGCCCCGAGCCCCTGGTCGACACCCCCTACGAGACCGTGTACGTCACCCGTGAGTACGACGGCATCGCCGATTTCCCGGACCGGCCGCAGAACCTGCTCGCCACCGCCAACGCCGTCATGGGTGTCGTCTATCTCCACCCGCACTACGGTCTCGACCTGTCCGACGTACCGACGAGCAGCATCACCGAGACGACGAACTCCCAGGGCGGCAAGACGACGTCGTACCTCGTGCCGACCAAGGAGCTGCCGCTGACGAAGCCGTTGCGGCAGTTGGGCGTCGATCGCCGCATCGTCGACGAGGTGGACAAGCGCCTACGGCCGGTCGTGGACGCCGGCTACAAGCGCAACGACGTCAAACGCGCCTCGGTGTCGGGAGCGGACACGGCGGAGACGTCCGAGCGGGACGGCCGGGGCGCCGACCCGGTCAGTGATGGCGAGGCGTCCGGTGCGACCGACGCGGACGCGGTCGTAGGATCCACGGGTGGGCCCGGATGA